In the genome of Pelmatolapia mariae isolate MD_Pm_ZW linkage group LG4, Pm_UMD_F_2, whole genome shotgun sequence, the window atttttctttctttgtattaCTGCTGTTAATAAGCAATAAAAATATGGCTTTTAACTTCATGGTGTAAAtaataaacattaataaaactGTTTGTGTAATAAAACTTTTTCTGAGGTGTTTAAGTGAAGTTGTCGTTACTAGTTTGTATTTTTGCATGAGGTGTTCTGGGAGCCTGTTGCAGAGGCTCGCAGCAGAAGGATTCACCGGGTGACCAACACCCCTGATGAATGAAAGCCTGGTTTAAGAAAGTCTGGAAAACCGACAGGGGGCGTCTCCTCTCCCTCCGTCCCCCCGCCTCCCCCTCCGGCACCCTCCTCCAGTGTGGTGGAAGAAGGAGGTATTGGGGATCTCCTCCTAGACAACAAACCCACATTCAAAGAGGGGCACACGAATTACATCACGCTCCGTGCGGAGGATATAACGGAGGTCGCGAGTTACGCTCAGCGCTTTTCTGCAGAGGACACAACTGGAGCATCATGCCGAGCAGAGGCGCGCAGAGCTCGAGGACGCATGATCTGATCTTTGCCACGAAGTTTGTCATTAGAAATTGTTCCACGAAGCATTAGTGGAAACGATCTTTTATTTCTATCGCGGATTTTTATCATGGGAATCTGAATATTAAGGGACTCTAGAGGCGCGCGTTTGGATACGGCTCACGCGTAATTGCGCACAAGTGGACAATAAGCAGCTCCGTGTGCGTGAGGATCTCATCGATGAACATGGATCAGTCTCACCAGTGTATTGCCATGTATCTGCTGGTGCTGTCTCTCGGACTTGTGATGGATAGAGGGATTTGTCAGCACTACTACCTTCTCCGTCCCATCCCGAGCGACAGTCTGCCGCTTGTGGAATTAAAAGAGGACCCGGATCCTGTCTTTGACCCCAAGGAGCGAGATCTTAACGAGACTGAATTAAAGAGCATCCTGGGAGACTTTGACACTCGTTTTTTGTCCGTGTTACAGCCCACGGAGGACAAATTCACCGGGAACGATGAGCTCGATGACTTTGAGATCCAAAAGCCGGGGGGAGTACTCCCGAAAGAAATCCGAGCGGTGGATTTTGACATCCAGTTCGGCAAGAAGCACAAGCCTAGCAAGAAACTGAAGCGGCGGCTGCAGCAGTGGCTGTGGGCCTACTCGTTCTGCCCGGTCGTGTACACCTGGACCGACCTGGGGAACAGATTCTGGCCGCGGTTTGTGCGAGTGGGCAGCTGCCTGAGCAAACGGTCTTGTTCTGTTCCGGAGGGGATGGTGTGCAAACCTGCGAACTCTACCCACCTGACGATACTGAGATGGAGATGCGTGCAGAGGAAGGGGGGGCTAAAATGCGCCTGGATACCGGTGCAGTACCCGATCATTACAGACTGCAAATGCTCCTGTTCGAGTTAAAACACAAGACTCTGAAGATAAATTATAagctcagtattttttttctcaaatctCTTTCACGTGCACTACCGAGTGTAGGAATGTATTTTCTGTATATGCGGTGCCACGCAGTCATATATAACTCCCTGTACAAAATCAGTATTATTTGTAACCAGAGTCTACTTTATTTGTGGAGAATATTGgttatatattttgtatttatggAGCGATGGCGCATAGAGCCACGTAAGGACTTGCTGTTTTCAAAACGCGGACGCAGCGAATCGACCTCAGAGTTAAACGTGGATTATTGATACAGTTTTGTGTCAGTGACTTGTTTTTATCCTGTAAATTTAAGGAAATGTGCTATTTATTCTTTATATTCGTACAATAAAACGACACTGAAATGATTTAAACATGATTTTCCTTTACTTCTTATCACTTTTATACCCAATCTGAGCGATTACACATTAAGTCACCTGCCACATTACGCACAGCCTGTAGTTCCCACGCTAAAACCATTTTACGCATCGTGTACTTATTACAGTTATGGTGGCTGGCCTTCCCTGTCTTACGGCTTATTTCATAACAGTACATAATTATAGAACCAGACGGAGATTTGGCTATAAAACTGCTCATTATTGGGGGGAAACGTTTCTCATGGTATCATATTGGTCTTATCAGTAGTCAATTATCACTTTCTGATTTATATACAACATGTGGTCACTGACTCTCTTCAGTTAGCCAGAACTATCTTATCAGTGCTaaggctgtcagtcacacaTTGGGTCCTTTACAAGCTGATTATAGAAGAAGTCTCACATGTCTCACTTTCTTTCATCTGCACAAGCCCTCCTCCTCATTTTCAGCCCAGCAGGAGATCTGCTGGAGAAGCAGAGGCTGATACTACACGTCTGTTAATAAGCTGACACCATTAAAAGCTGGATAAATTATTTTCTTCATAGTGCAGGTTGTTCATTAAAGGTCTGATCTCTCCTGGGTAAATATTGAGCGTGCAAAAGAGCTAAACATACAAAAAAGCTCAACTTTCTTTACAGTTTGGAAAGAGATTACAGTCAGTAAATATGCACAGAAACAATCTGATTAAAAATTAAGATTAAACACAATGTGATGGGGAATATTTTCCTGTCGATGATGGAAAGCGCTCAATTTGAGCATAATTTTGCAGCCTTGCACATTCAGTTGCAAATATCAAAATGAGTCATTATAAACATGCtaaatttatttaaatcagGGAAGAACGTGACATAAAATATTGCATTGCAGTCTTGTGTTCATAAGCTTTATATTGCATAGGTATATAAGGCAGTAGTGATGACAGGTTATGTGCTTTACTCAAAAATGAAATTACTCTTTAGGCAATAGATGAATGATGTGAAGAATCACGGTATAATTCAAAGATTGCATGTACTTGTCATTACTTCATAACACTTCCAATACATAATTTTAATCTAAGGCTTTACTCGACATCGTGGTACTGCAGTTTTACCGTAAATGACAGAGCTGGGTTTTCTTCCCTTTGCTGTGTAACACACAGTAATGCATCTTCTCACAAACATAATGATTTTATCCCAGTTGTTCTGAATCAGTAAAGGCAATGCATCTGTGTGTgaacttttaattattttgaatttaGTGGGAAAAGACTTATGCAGTTTACAGCTGTATTAAATAATCTGTATATTCTGTAATGGCCTGTCAAAACATAATGGCCCTTTTCAAAGCTACACAGTGTTAGATTTTAACAGCAttgcattaaaaagaaatattgtGGCTGTCTTGTTCATTGTTATTCAAGCTGACAtctttatatcttttttttttttttttttaactttggcACCGCCGCTAAAATCCAAGGGATGCTCTGTGTGTTTGATCACAGCTGTAGGGTTTATAATATGAATAGTTTTAATGTAGCGTTTCTAATCATTCCAGTTTTGTGGAGCTGCTTCTGTCTCACACTGACTGAgacaacccccccaccccctcagTTGTTCCAGAGCCTCAGTCGGGTAGACAGTGGGGCACCAGAAagcctgtgttttgttttagttgtgtttaGTCCGTAATGATGCTCCTTAGCCTCAGAGCCAGCTCTGCACATATGCATGCAGCAGACAAATCTCTGCACCCGTCACCGGATGCTAACCTAAGGCCAAAAATTTGTACGACGCATCTTCAATAAAGTCGTCGTGTAGCctttgatgtatgtgtgtgtatactggATCTCAGGCGGTTGCCGCTGATCTGTTATTTCCACTATACTGTTTGTCCTCTTGTATAAAGTTGGCAATAGTCGGGATTCACAGATGACAAGCTCTGTGCATACCCAGCTATTTCAGGTTTTATGCATCATAGTCTGAAGATTTAGATGCGACTGCCTCAGTAAATATAAATCTGatcatttttaatatatttaaacccattttctctatttttgctcttttgaaACAGGTGCCCAAGTATCTCTGTGTTTTTAGCAAACTGTCGACATTTAAATTCTCTTCTGATTGTTTTTACAAACCTCTCCTTGGAGAACTTTTCCTCATGTTTCTTATCAAATGAGGAACACAagttattttttgttctttcctCTTCTTCAATTTCAACCTCTCTTTCCTTGGGTTTTTCCTGCCGTAGCGCAGGCAAAGTGCTGACGCCGGTCAGATGATTTGTGTGTGGAGTAATACGTGCTGACAGAGCGCTCGGTGCCTGCAAATACCAGCTGCAGACTGGAGGATGCAGGGTTGCTAATGCCCTTCGTCACTTCTGAGCCGGTTCCCAGCTCTTTGCGTCTCTCTCCTCAGCCTCGCAGATCTCTCAAGTATGAGATACTCGGCAACACATTGCTTTTAGCCACCAGCAATCCATTAAGTTAATGATCTCTTTGGGTATAGGCTCTCTTTACTGCTTTTCTACTCCCTCTTCCCCCCTTTTAACCTAATCaaccttttttatttctatgCAGATATTCTGAAGCCAAAACCTTGTTGCTGATTAAATTCTCCTACAGGCTTCAGATATTTTCCTGATCAAAGCAAACTTCTCCTTGTTGGTTTTGCCAACAATATCAAACACGactcattcatttttcattacaGATGATAAAAATTACTTTTGATAACGCTGACTGGCTCATTAATAGGCCAAAGGTAGCCTCTGTGGCACCATCATTACGAGTACAATAACAAGCCGAATGTGCCAGCTTAGTTTGTAAAAGTCAAGACTGTGGAGCAATGTTTATTCAGTGGGAATGAC includes:
- the nog1 gene encoding noggin-1; translation: MNMDQSHQCIAMYLLVLSLGLVMDRGICQHYYLLRPIPSDSLPLVELKEDPDPVFDPKERDLNETELKSILGDFDTRFLSVLQPTEDKFTGNDELDDFEIQKPGGVLPKEIRAVDFDIQFGKKHKPSKKLKRRLQQWLWAYSFCPVVYTWTDLGNRFWPRFVRVGSCLSKRSCSVPEGMVCKPANSTHLTILRWRCVQRKGGLKCAWIPVQYPIITDCKCSCSS